The proteins below come from a single Odontesthes bonariensis isolate fOdoBon6 chromosome 18, fOdoBon6.hap1, whole genome shotgun sequence genomic window:
- the tfap2e gene encoding transcription factor AP-2-epsilon: MLIHTYSAMERADGLSGSSPGGRLSQLSSLNQAAYSSAPPLCHTPASDFQPPYFPPPYPQSSLPYSQSQDSAYSHLSDPYPSINSIHQHQQAAWHSQRSRSEEGGLLSQSHRALSLDPRREYSAVPRLLHGLGEGAAALGDGPLGMHLGHHGLEDLQGMEEGSALGILDHSVIKKVPIPSKLNGSSLSALSFGKEGLGMGAVSNPSEVFCSVPGRLSLLSSNSKYKVTVGEVQRRLSPPECLNASLLGGVLRRAKSKNGGRCLRERLEKIGLNLPAGRRKAANVTLLTSLVEGEAVHLARDFGYVCETEFPARATAEYLCRQSDPDQLPTRRSMLLATKEVCKEFVDLMSQDRSPLGGSRPTPCLEPGVQGSLTHFSMLTHGFGGPAICAALSAFQSYLMEAIKMLEKGEGGGKGHHDKDMKHRK; this comes from the exons GAGCGCGCGGACGGCCTGAGCGGCTCTTCGCCGGGTGGCCGCCTCTCCCAGCTGTCCTCCCTGAACCAGGCCGCCTACTCCTCGGCTCCGCCGCTCTGCCACACTCCGGCCTCCGACTTCCAGCCTCCGTACTTCCCTCCGCCCTACCCGCAGTCCTCCCTGCCGTACTCCCAGAGCCAGGACTCGGCCTACTCCCACCTGTCGGACCCCTACCCCTCCATCAACTCCATCCATCAGCACCAGCAGGCGGCATGGCACTCGCAGAGGTCGCGCTCCGAGGAGGGGGGGCTGCTGTCGCAGTCTCACCGGGCGCTGAGCCTGGACCCCCGCCGGGAGTATTCCGCCGTCCCGCGGCTCCTCCACGGCCTCGGTGAGGGGGCCGCGGCTCTGGGGGACGGACCTCTGGGGATGCACCTGGGACACCACGGCCTTGAGGATCTTCAG GGGATGGAGGAAGGATCCGCCCTGGGCATCCTGGACCACTCTGTCATTAAAAAAG TTCCCATCCCGTCCAAGCTGAACGGCTCCTCCCTGTCGGCGCTGTCCTTCGGTAAGGAGGGCCTGGGCATGGGCGCCGTGTCCAACCCGTCAGAGGTCTTCTGTTCGGTGCCGGGTCGCCTGTCGCTGCTCAGCTCCAACTCCAAGTACAAGGTGACGGTGGGGGAGGTGCAGCGCCGGCTGTCCCCGCCCGAGTGCCTCAACGCCTCCCTGCTGGGCGGAGTCCTGCGCAG ggcCAAGTCGAAGAATGGTGGCCGCTGTCTGAGGGAGCGTCTGGAGAAGATTGGCCTCAACCTGCCCGCCGGGCGCCGCAAGGCCGCCAACGTCACTCTGCTGACATCTCTGGTGGAGG GTGAGGCCGTCCACCTGGCGCGAGACTTTGGCTACGTGTGTGAGACGGAGTTTCCAGCTAGAGCCACGGCGGAGTACCTGTGCAGGCAGAGCGACCCCGACCAGCTGCCGACACGGCGCAGCATGCTGCTGGCCACCAA GGAGGTCTGTAAGGAGTTCGTGGACCTGATGTCCCAGGACCGCTCCCCGCTGGGCGGCAGCCGGCCCACCCCCTGCCTGGAGCCCGGCGTGCAGGGCAGCCTCACCCACTTCAGCATGCTGACGCACGGCTTCGGCGGGCCGGCCATCTGCGCCGCGCTCTCCGCCTTCCAGAGCTACCTGATGGAGGCCATTAAGATGCTGGAGAAAGGCGAGGGCGGCGGGAAGGGCCACCACGACAAGGACATGAAGCACCGCAAATAA